AAATAAGCAATCTCTATTCCTATAGCACCGGCACCTATTAATACAAGGTTCTTTACCCGCCTGGAATTTATCCAATGCAGAATATTGACAGCATCCGCGCTTGTCCGCAAGAAGAAAACCCCAGGTAGGTTAACACCTGGAATAGGCGGAATTACCGGCTTTGCCCCTACTGCTAAAACAAGCTTATCATACGAATAATCTTTTCCATCGGCAGTTGTCACTGCCTTTTCTCCTCTGTTTATACCCACCGCTTTGACATCTACCAATTGTATCCCCTGGCTTATGAAAATATTATCATCTTTATATGAAGGCTCTACCATAACGTTTCCGCAACAGATATAAGGTATCACACACCTGGTCAAAAGCCCCTTTTCCTCCTGTTCCCTAATTATGGTTACATGTAAAGAGGGGTTTAATCTCTTTAAGGTTCGCGCTGCTAAAGCACCGCAACCTGAACATCCTATGACTACTACTTTGTTCAATTGACTCATTTCTGCCTCCAAGCTATTCTTTTAATAAACGTCGCAGTCCGCCATAACTTTGTTTTCAGCTAAGGCGGAAAACGCGTCTGTAATTACCGTTTTCCGGTTCCGACTTTTCCACTGGCAATTGAAATAATCATACAATTAGATGAGCCGATGATACGCTATTCCTATTTCTTGATATCTACCATTATGCCTATCTATATTAAACCCCTTGCCCTGTAAATATCTCATTATGTTATCCAAGTCAACATCGCCGCATTGATGCACCCGTCCTTCATGTTGATGAACCTTGTTTGCTACTTCTAATCCTTCTTTACTAAAATCGCTTAAAATAATTTTACCTTCAAAAGAAACAATTCTTATTAACTCATCTATCACTTTAAGCGGATTCATAAGATGGTGCATCATGTTGACTGAAAATATTATATCAAAGCTTTCATTTTCAAAGCTTAAATGTTCGGCGTTTTCTATCTTAAAATCCACTTGTTTCTCAAAACCAAAATATTTTACGTTCTGGCGGGCAAGATTTTGTTCTTCTTCTAAAATATCAATGCCGGTAAATGTATATCCTTCTTTTGCTAAAGCAACCGTTAAATAACCTTTTCCTGTTCCAACTTCCAATATGTCACCATATAGAGGTTGGGCCTCTTCTATAATAAAGTTACGTTCCTTCTCAACGTCATAACTAAATTTCTTGAAGAGATTTATTCTTCCTGAATATCTTTTGTAGTTTTCAGCTGCTTCTCTTTCCAAATTTACTACCTGCCCATCCGTGTTCCACATTTAGGGCAATTCACGTTATAACAAGGAACACCTACCTGATGCGGAACTTTTGCTCCACAACTCGGGCAAATACAATTTCCAGCGGGCCCGGCTCCGGGACGATTTCCACCCATTCTACCCTTGCCGCCGCCACGGCCCATACCCCTTCCTGTTCCCGGGCCTTGTCCAAGCAGTCCTGCTCCATCTCCAAACGGCATCTTACACCTCCTTTCTGTTTTTAATTGTTAATGATAACCATTATCAATAATATTCATGATCATATTTTTGTCAAGTTTTTTTCTAAGGAGATACACGAAACTCTCTTTTTAACGTGAGTAGATGTAAATATCTCATGCTCGCCAGTGATAATTCTATATTTCCGAGCATTGTTAAGAACCTGGACGATACAAACGGTGCAAAAATGATCTACTCGATGTGGAAAGGGTATCTAACCGAAAAGTTAAATGGATATTGCAACCAGGAGAAAATAGAGATTGAAGACGTTCACACGAGCGGACATGACTCCGTGGAAGATCTGCAGGCTTTTGCAAAAGCCATTAATCCGAAGATGCTTGCCCCAATCCACACCTTCTCAGCTGATAAGTTTGTCGATCTGTTTGATAATGTTAGACTTGTTAATGACGGGGATGTTATAATTATATAGTAGTTGTTAAATTGCATATCCGTTGGGTGTAGGAAACCTGGACCAAAAAAGAGAGAGAATTAAGTGTTCCGTCCCCAGAACTATAGATGAATATAGAAATAACAAAGTAAAATACGCTTTTGATAAGATTAAAGACAGATCAAAAGATAATCCTAAAAGAAGCATTGCTTATGTGAAGGGTATATTAAGGATGAGGGTAAAGAAATGATAATCGGTGCATATATTTTAATTATTTTATTATGTGTTTTTATAGCATGTTTTATTCATTATAAATTATGGAGGTCTCATCTTGTTAAAAGACTGGAACAAAGGAGCAGTATTATTAAAACAGCAATGGGCGAAGTTGAATATATAATTATAGGCCCTGCCGATGGACCAATATTATTAATCTCCCACAGCGGCGGAAGCGGTTATGATAATGTCTTTTTGTATGATTTTCTGGTAAATGAAGGATTCAGGATAATCTGTCCGTCAAAACCAGGTTATCTTAGAACCTCTTTAAAAGTCGGAAAGACTTTTGAAGAACATGCTGATATGTTCGCATCTTTGCTTGATTGCCTCGGTATTCATGAAAAAGTAGCGATTTTAGGTGTATCGTTAGGAGGACCCGCTGCATTGCAATTTGCCCTGAGGCATCAGGAACGTACAGCATGCCTGATTATGCAGGATGCAGTAAGCCACGAATATCATGCAAGCAAAGAGGCAGAAAATTCTATTTTAGGAAAACTTTATCTCTCTAGTTCAGGTAGAAAGTTTTTAAGCTGGCTGATGAGTGTATTCACATATTTATGGCCAAAACAAACCTTTGCAACATACCTAAAGGTAGAGACACTTTATGATAGAAAACAGATAAAAGAGATAGTAAATGAGATTATGAAGAGCCATAAGGAGACAAAAAAATTCAAGCAATTTGCGGATATGTCAGCCCCTTTAGATTTGCGCGCAGTTGGAATGGACAATGAAATGATTTATGCCTCAAAATTGCCGAGGTATCCTCTTGAGAATATTAAAGTCCCTGTTTTGGTTACTCAAAGCAGGATGGATAGAGATGTGGCTAAATCACATGGCGATTTCGTAGGAAAAACCGTAATAAACGCAGAGACTTATTATTTTGACGGATGTGGACATATGTTTTGGTTTGGCGATGAGTGGCCTAAGATAAAGACAAAACTTATCGAGTTTTTGAAAAAATATATGAAATGAATAATTAAAAAATGGAAACCTAATTATGTTCACTGGCAATCGCCTAACCGAAGTATTCAAATCATCAAAGGAAATTCTATTTGATGATTCATCTAAATTTATTTTATTTAGTGATTGTCACCGAGGTGATAATAGTTTGGCAGATGACTTTGCTCATAATCAAAATATCTTTTTTTATGCATTGAATTACTACTATAACAACGGATTTGCCTACATTGAAATCGGAGATGGAGATGAGCTTTGGGAAAACAGAAGATTTACTACTATAAGAAATGCATATAGCCATATATTTAAGCTAATGAGTAAGTTTCATCGGGATAATAGATTTTATTTTATCTGGGGAAATCACAACAGAAAATGGAAAAATCCGAAGAACGTCAAGAAACACCTTTACAGCTATTATAACGAGCGCAAAGATTGCCATGAACCGCTATTTGAAGGTATTGAAACACATGAAGGTTTAATCCTTCAATATTCGGATACAAAAAATAAAATATTCCTGACACATGGACATCAGGGACAAATTTTAAATGACTTTCTTTGGTGGTTTGGAAGGTTTTGTGTTAGTACTATCTGGAAACTTCTTCAGTCAATCGGAATTGAGGACACTACCAGCCCGGCAAAGAATTTCAAAACACGTATAAAGATTGAAAAAGAAATCAGTAAATGGGCAACGAATAACAATCAAATCATAATAGCAGGTCATACTCACCGTTCAGTATTCCCTAATCCTACCGAACCACCATATTTTAATACCGGCAGTTGTGTACACCCACATTGCATCACAGGGATTGAGATACAAAACGGTAAGATTGTACTGATAAAATGGTCTATCAATATCAAGCCTGATGGCACAATGTATATTGATAGACAAGAGTTAGTGGAATCAGAGAAATTGAATAAATATTTTTGGAAAAGGGATCAGCTCAGCGCTCCCATTTTCCCTCCGCTGAATAACTGATAAACGTCTAAAAAGTAATATAATGTGTCTGTCCCTTTTTATATTTCTTAGCATAAATAGAATTTTTCTCCGCTTGCTCAAAACTCATAAATAACTCCTTTTCAACTATTAAATGTATTAATTCTTTTTTAAACCTTCATTGCATTCAGCAATTAAATCTTCATAAAAATCCTTATTAGTTTTTTCTTCAGCTAGATTAAGCGCTGCTTTTAACATCTTTATCGCTTCATCCGGAAAATTCTTACAATAAGCCATTTGTCCGCAAATAAAGAAAAATTCACCTAGTTCACTTTTTGATAATTTCTTTAAGTCTTCTTTTTTAATCGAATTCATTAACTTATCTACCTTATCTAACTTTTTATCGCTGCCATCCATCATTAAATCGTAAACTTTCTGAACTGTTTTCATTACATTCATAAAACATCTCCCTACTTATCAGTTCTCAACTGATCCGCAAAATCCACAGCCTATAATAAAGGGGACGCTCACCTTTTAAGAAATGATCTGTCCTATGACAAACCTCATCGAGGTAGAGATAACGTACTATTGCTTCTTAAAAACTAGGTGTGACCTTTCTTTTTCTGTTTATTAAAATAAACTTCATCTTCTTTGCAATCTTTAATCAATCTCTTAATGTATCCTTTATCTTCCTTGCTTTTAGCATATTTTAACGCTTCTTTATATTTTTCAATTGCTGTTTTAAAATCTCTATCATTTTCCCAACTCATATGACCTAAATACATATATACACGCCTAACAACCCAATTTGGTGCTTTCTTGGCTTTTATTACTTTATTAGCATATTCCAATGCCTTGGATTTTTTACGCAATTTCCAATAACATATTACTAAATCAGACAATGTCATATAATAATATATATCTAAATTTGAATTATTCTTATACATATACATATACATATTCATAATCTTACCGCACAAATGAATAGATTCTTTATATACTCCCAAATCATTAAAGCAAATAACTAACTTAGCCAATATTTTTAAACGTCTTTGTTTTGTTATATTCTTAACATTTAATCCATCAATTAAATACTCTTTTGCAGTATTATAATCTTCTTTATCAACATATGACGATCCTATGTAAAATAATGCATCCGCTTTTTTCTCTTCATCAATCAATTTAAGTGCTGTTTTTAACATCTTTATTGCTTCATCTGGGAAATCTTTATAATAAGCCATTTGTCCGCAAATAAGGGAAAATTTACCTAATTCAGTTTTTGATAATTTTTTTAAGCCTTCTTTCTTAATCGAATTCATTAACTTATCTGCCTTATCTAACTTTTTATCGCTGCCATCCATCATTAAATCGTAAACTCTCTGAACTGTTTTCATTACATCCATATAACATCTCCCTACTTATCATTCCTTAACTGATCCACAAAATCTGTAGCCTGATCCATTATTTTAACAGCATTATTTATTGCTCGACCTGTTTTTGTCTTGTACTTATCCTGTTGTGGATTTATCTCATTAACTTTTTTATCTATGTAATCACGATTTTTCTATGGAGATACTGGTTTGGGATGAAGAAACAGATAGCTATCAGCCAAAGCTTCTGTTTCGACTGATAGCCATCGAGGCAGGAATATTATTTACTTGCTTTTATATCTTCTTTACAATTTTTAATTAAGTCTTTATCGTGTTTTACTTCATCTTTACCTTTAGCATATTTTAAAGCTTTACGATAACATTCTATTGCTTTTCCATGTTCTTTTTTCCACCAAAACCTATGCCCTAATATATTATATGTAATTCTGCGAATACTTTGAGGAACTTTCTTCATAGATAAAAGTTTGTTAGCATATTCATCCGCTTTTTTTTCATCCTGTAATTTCCAATACACGGTTACCAAATTAGAAAGAGCCAAACAATAATAATATTTATCAAATTCCGAATTTGGATTATTTTTATATATCTCTATTATCTGATTGGCATACTGACGTTCTTTATTGAATTCATCTAAGTTTTCGCATGAAATACATAATTCGGTTAATATTTTTATTTTTAATTCAACAGATGTGTTATTGCAATTCAGAGCATTGTTAAGATATTTCATCGCTAATTTGAATTTTTCTTTATCACTATATGAAGATGCTATATAATACAGAACTTCAGATTTCTTACTTTTACTTCTTAGTTTTAAAGACGTCTTTAATAACTTTATCGCTTCATCTGGAAAATCTTTTAAATAAGCTAGTTTTCCATAAAGGAAAAAAAATTCACCTAATTCAGTTTTTGATAATTTTCTTAAGTCTTCTTTTTTAATCGAATTTATTAATTTAGTAGCTTTATCCAAATTTTCATTACCACCATCCATCATTAAATCGTAAACTTTCTGAACTGTTTTCATTACGTTCATAAAACCTCCCTACTTATCAGTCCTCAACTGATCAGCAAAATCCATGGTCTGACCTATTGCTTTAACAGCATTATTTATTGCTCGACCCGTTTTCGTCTTGTACTTATCCTGTTGTGGATTTATTTCATTAACTTTTTCATTTAT
This Candidatus Ancaeobacter aquaticus DNA region includes the following protein-coding sequences:
- a CDS encoding class I SAM-dependent methyltransferase, coding for MEREAAENYKRYSGRINLFKKFSYDVEKERNFIIEEAQPLYGDILEVGTGKGYLTVALAKEGYTFTGIDILEEEQNLARQNVKYFGFEKQVDFKIENAEHLSFENESFDIIFSVNMMHHLMNPLKVIDELIRIVSFEGKIILSDFSKEGLEVANKVHQHEGRVHQCGDVDLDNIMRYLQGKGFNIDRHNGRYQEIGIAYHRLI
- a CDS encoding MBL fold metallo-hydrolase RNA specificity domain-containing protein, which produces MLASDNSIFPSIVKNLDDTNGAKMIYSMWKGYLTEKLNGYCNQEKIEIEDVHTSGHDSVEDLQAFAKAINPKMLAPIHTFSADKFVDLFDNVRLVNDGDVIII
- a CDS encoding alpha/beta hydrolase, coding for MIIGAYILIILLCVFIACFIHYKLWRSHLVKRLEQRSSIIKTAMGEVEYIIIGPADGPILLISHSGGSGYDNVFLYDFLVNEGFRIICPSKPGYLRTSLKVGKTFEEHADMFASLLDCLGIHEKVAILGVSLGGPAALQFALRHQERTACLIMQDAVSHEYHASKEAENSILGKLYLSSSGRKFLSWLMSVFTYLWPKQTFATYLKVETLYDRKQIKEIVNEIMKSHKETKKFKQFADMSAPLDLRAVGMDNEMIYASKLPRYPLENIKVPVLVTQSRMDRDVAKSHGDFVGKTVINAETYYFDGCGHMFWFGDEWPKIKTKLIEFLKKYMK